In Pseudomonas poae, a single genomic region encodes these proteins:
- a CDS encoding (2Fe-2S)-binding protein, with translation MELRINQKTYQVDADADTPLLWVIRDDLGLTGTKYGCGLAQCGACSVLVDGNVVRSCVTPVAGVVGREITTIEAVEEDAVGKRVVAAWVEHQVAQCGYCQSGQVMAATALLKHTPAPNDAQIEAAMINLCRCGTYNAIRTAVQDLAKPERA, from the coding sequence ATGGAATTACGGATTAATCAAAAGACCTATCAGGTTGATGCAGACGCCGATACGCCATTGTTATGGGTCATCCGCGATGACCTGGGGCTGACCGGCACCAAGTACGGCTGCGGCCTGGCCCAGTGCGGCGCGTGTTCAGTGTTGGTGGACGGTAACGTGGTGCGCAGTTGCGTCACGCCGGTGGCTGGGGTGGTGGGGCGTGAAATCACCACCATCGAAGCGGTTGAAGAGGACGCAGTGGGCAAACGCGTGGTGGCGGCCTGGGTCGAACATCAGGTGGCGCAGTGCGGTTACTGCCAGTCCGGGCAGGTCATGGCGGCCACCGCGTTGCTCAAGCACACTCCTGCCCCAAATGATGCGCAGATCGAAGCGGCGATGATCAACCTGTGCCGCTGCGGTACTTACAACGCTATCCGCACTGCTGTGCAGGACCTGGCCAAGCCGGAGCGTGCCTGA
- a CDS encoding xanthine dehydrogenase family protein molybdopterin-binding subunit has product MSAHTELFDTPVNLSRRRFLASTAVGALVIGFGLPLGSSRVQAATSPVAERGTQVPAFLEIRPDGTVRLLSPFMEGGQGTHTAMAQIVGEELDADPATFVVEAAPPGDAYVVMENGMRITGGSMSVRMSYPVMRRLGALARTMLLQAGAEQLGVPMAELTTQPGRVVHAASGRSLGYGELAGRALDMPVPDPASVKLRDPSQFRWIGKPVKRLDAYDKSTGKALYSIDQKVDGMLHAAVQHAPRLGMTVGSLRNQAQVEAMKGVHSVHQLPGAVAVVAERWWHAKRAVEAIQVDWQEPGADATVRVMPADFSSDGFRDFLAAQQGPARDDENEGDVAAALAGAKTTVEATYHNQYLHHAQLEPPSALARFNPDGTLDVWLPNQAPDMFRADIAKRTGLNIAQINLHSPLLGGFFGRHFLYDSASPYPQAIALAKAVGRPVKLIWSREEEFLRDVLRPVAVVKFRAALDAKGLPVAIEAVSATEGPTEAIAGKQGEKLDPTALEGLSGKSYAIPSKRIAQIYVKGPAMLGYWRSVGNSLNDFFYEAFLDELADKGGHDPYELRLHLLRDNPRLTTLLQAVGELSGGWKRGPYTAEDGTRRARGVAMASPFGSHAAVIAEVSIDSGQVKVHQIWEAIDPGSIVNPAIVEAQVNGAVALGLSQALLEEAVYVDGKPRARNYDLYPILPPSRMAQVHVRIVESGEKMGGIGEPPLPAVAPAVANAVAQLTGQRIRSLPLSRHTFS; this is encoded by the coding sequence ATGAGTGCGCACACCGAGTTATTCGATACGCCAGTGAACCTGTCGCGCCGACGTTTTCTGGCCAGTACAGCCGTGGGTGCGCTGGTGATCGGTTTCGGCCTGCCACTGGGTTCGTCCAGGGTCCAGGCAGCCACTAGCCCGGTTGCCGAACGCGGCACCCAGGTGCCGGCCTTCCTGGAGATTCGCCCGGACGGCACAGTGCGCCTGCTCAGCCCCTTTATGGAAGGCGGCCAAGGCACTCACACCGCCATGGCACAGATTGTCGGCGAAGAGCTGGATGCCGACCCGGCCACCTTCGTGGTGGAAGCCGCCCCGCCCGGCGACGCCTATGTGGTGATGGAAAACGGCATGCGCATCACCGGCGGCAGTATGTCGGTGCGCATGAGTTACCCGGTCATGCGGCGCCTGGGCGCCCTGGCGCGCACCATGTTGCTGCAGGCCGGTGCCGAGCAACTGGGCGTGCCGATGGCCGAACTGACCACCCAGCCAGGCCGCGTGGTGCACGCCGCATCGGGCCGGTCGCTGGGTTACGGTGAGTTGGCAGGCCGCGCGCTGGATATGCCCGTGCCTGACCCGGCCAGTGTAAAGCTGCGCGACCCAAGCCAGTTCCGCTGGATCGGCAAACCGGTGAAGCGCCTGGACGCCTACGACAAATCCACCGGCAAGGCGCTGTACAGCATCGACCAGAAGGTCGACGGCATGCTCCACGCCGCCGTGCAGCACGCGCCGCGCCTGGGCATGACCGTGGGCAGCCTGCGTAACCAGGCGCAGGTCGAAGCCATGAAAGGTGTGCATTCCGTCCACCAACTGCCCGGTGCCGTGGCGGTGGTGGCTGAGCGCTGGTGGCACGCCAAGCGGGCAGTCGAGGCGATTCAAGTCGACTGGCAGGAGCCCGGTGCCGATGCGACTGTACGGGTGATGCCGGCGGATTTCTCCAGCGATGGCTTCCGCGACTTTCTGGCGGCCCAGCAAGGCCCGGCACGTGACGACGAAAACGAAGGCGATGTAGCCGCCGCGTTGGCGGGCGCAAAGACCACAGTCGAAGCCACCTACCACAACCAATACCTGCACCACGCCCAACTGGAGCCGCCCTCGGCACTGGCGCGGTTCAACCCAGACGGTACGTTGGACGTGTGGCTGCCCAACCAGGCGCCCGACATGTTTCGCGCCGATATCGCCAAGCGGACCGGCCTGAACATCGCGCAAATCAACCTGCACTCGCCGTTGCTCGGCGGCTTTTTCGGCCGGCATTTCCTGTATGACTCGGCCAGCCCGTACCCGCAGGCCATTGCACTGGCCAAGGCGGTGGGCCGTCCGGTCAAGCTGATCTGGAGCCGCGAGGAAGAGTTCCTGCGCGATGTGCTGCGCCCGGTGGCGGTGGTCAAGTTCCGCGCCGCGCTGGATGCCAAAGGCTTGCCGGTGGCCATCGAAGCGGTAAGCGCCACCGAAGGCCCTACCGAAGCCATCGCCGGCAAACAGGGTGAAAAACTCGACCCCACAGCCCTTGAAGGTTTGTCGGGCAAGTCTTATGCAATCCCCAGCAAACGCATCGCGCAGATCTACGTCAAAGGCCCGGCCATGCTCGGTTACTGGCGTTCGGTGGGTAACTCCCTGAATGACTTCTTCTACGAGGCGTTCCTCGATGAACTGGCGGACAAAGGCGGTCACGACCCCTACGAATTGCGCCTGCATTTGCTGCGCGACAACCCACGGCTGACCACCCTGTTGCAAGCGGTAGGCGAGCTGTCCGGTGGTTGGAAGCGCGGCCCGTACACGGCTGAAGACGGCACTCGGCGCGCACGCGGCGTGGCCATGGCCTCGCCGTTCGGCTCCCACGCGGCGGTGATCGCCGAAGTGTCGATTGACAGTGGCCAGGTCAAGGTGCACCAGATCTGGGAAGCCATCGACCCCGGCAGTATCGTCAACCCGGCGATTGTCGAGGCGCAGGTCAATGGCGCGGTGGCCCTGGGCTTGTCCCAGGCGTTGCTGGAGGAAGCGGTGTACGTAGACGGCAAACCACGGGCGCGCAACTACGACCTGTATCCGATTTTGCCGCCTTCGCGCATGGCGCAGGTGCATGTGCGGATTGTCGAGAGTGGCGAAAAGATGGGCGGCATTGGCGAGCCACCGTTGCCCGCCGTGGCGCCGGCCGTGGCCAATGCGGTGGCGCAGTTGACCGGCCAGCGCATCCGCAGCTTGCCGTTGAGCCGACACACTTTCAGCTAA